Genomic segment of Arachis stenosperma cultivar V10309 chromosome 4, arast.V10309.gnm1.PFL2, whole genome shotgun sequence:
TTTTATCATTGGCCTAAAAGTTTACCACAactattcttttatttatttatttattattatagaaataTTCAAGAATATGGGCAAATATTCCAGCAATTTTTTCAAGAGCAATATTATTATCTTTCTAAAAACAAAAGAGAGTGATATTACTTGTATATTATAGAGTAGGTATGATAATTACGAAAAGAATTTGTACTGAGTATGCCATATAGTTTGATAcacatttcttcttcttttttttttgtggggGTAAAATTATGAGTATTATTAGACAAATTCATATACATGACTTCTTGATATGTGGCACAGGGGAACTATTTGACACCAACAAGACCAACAAGACTCACTTGTAAATTTAAagaatttgttttttttttttttccgaaGTTACGAGTGATAGTCGAATTCGCGACCTCTAAGTAAGTATGGAAACATTATGCCATTTGAACTATAACTCATTGGTAAAGAATTTGCTTACTGGAATAAGAATAGTATCAAAATCTTattaaaaaaacattttaaTACACCAAATTCTCATGTATCATGTTAATACTTATTTAGTATTATTAACAATTCATGCAACATTTTTTTGGATAAACACCATTCCTGCTATCATAAAAGAAACAATTTGCATAGAAAAAATTTGTATTTGGCAATTTCTACGGATGAAATAACTACTTGTGGATAGAAAAAATTGGTCATAACTGCTGTGAGAGAGTATTGTAAGAGGTATTCGTATAGCATATTATATTAGTACTAGTTGTGGTGATTATTAATTATGGGCGTGACTCTCACATTTGTGGGATGAGAAAATTAACCCAAAGTTAGTAACACAGGGATTCACTACTTGCCCTGTGTTTCCGCGTAATGAACCTTATTCAATTCTAGGCACCAAAGTTGTGAATGTGAACCCACCCCACCCATTATTAACTAAtgcttttctgttctcttttctctctctccacTCTCCTTCCTCAGCTTCTGCTCATAACAAACAAACATAATGTCTAGCAAGTCCCCAGACCCTCAACATTTCAGTGACTATGGCTTTGACCCTCAAATCAACTATCTCCAAGTAAGCACTATCAAaatctctattttattttaacacCACAATGCaataattactattattttaaatttttttttaactaaaccAGGTTTTGGAGGAAGCCATGAAGCACAAGCGTGAcacatcttcatcttcatcaagatccatagactcCATACACTTCAAGCTTCAAAAGCCCATTTCCAAGGATCATGACTCAAGGACCAGCAGGCTTCACAAGCCCGCCAAGAAGAAGCGCTGGTGGAGAAATgccctcttcttcttcaagttcAGGTGGGCCCACCACCACCATAACATCAACAACGTTAATGATGTTCACCAGGCCCGGGCCAGGGCCTTCAGGGCCTCAATGTCAGGCCCGGTGTACTTGACGGAGAGCAGAAGCGGGTCCTCCTCCCCTTACTACCGTACTGCCAGGCGGCCGTCCTCTGGGCCCCTGGCCGGAACCATGATGCCGCCGGCGAAGGGTGACGTGGAAACACCTTACCTGAGCCTGAGGGACCTGAACATGGAGCAGCAACAACTCCAACAGAGGGTGTCCACCTCAGCCAAGCCCATATACTTGGTCacgtaataattaataataataacacaCTAATTAGGTTGTTCTCCTTACAACTTTGAAAAATCTAATGTCTTAATAGTTAGCTAATATTAACGGGCAGGGTTTAGCTCTCTGGATTCTTGATGATGTCTCTTGCATTTATGTTAGTTTGGTATATTTTGGCTGAAATAATTGTGATATTTTTACTCACATTATTATTTCGTTTCCTATATGCATTATTGTCTCATTTTAGATCCATTTTTGTGTCTCTTAATCTGTATGTATGTATTGTATTCAAACTATCAAATGCATATTGAGTTAAATTAAtattccagaaaagtgaataCAAAGATCATCTTTCAATTGTTTGGTTTGATACATTGGGGGAAAGGCCGAATCCTCCTTTTTGTGTTTGTGACACTTTTATTAGggggaaaaaaaattaaaaaatcaatatgCAAAGTGGAAAGGAAACTGAGCTCTCGTGCTTTTGACCAAAAGTCCCACTttcttttttgttgtttttccttttcctttttcttaaGCTAGTCTAGTAATCTAGTTTGTTAACTAATCTTGTTGGATCTGTTATGaagtataaaaaaatgattttgtgaattatatatatacctGTTTCTACTCTCTTGTATCTTTGTCCTTAAAAAGAGGATCATGCCTATTGGATAGTTTAATATAGTTTGTTGGTAGCTGCACGTTACTAATATAGCGCCAAGGTTTGTGTCCGTTAATTTGGACCCATCTGGAAATCTTAGAGTCTAGACAGAGACTGAGTTACACTGTCACAACCCCCAAGATCCAATCTAAGTTTAGcgttgtttttttctttttgttgccCATGTTATTTCCCATTTCATGTTACAATGGATTAATATTTCGTactttgaattttatttaaaaatttattattggttataaattactacatatataaaatagaatttaaatattaatacttatttaaatagatgaataaattaattaattaatcaactaaattgatttttttttgttatacaACACATTTACACACACATCTCTAGGGGTATATATAACCTGACCCGACTCGATCCGAACACTCTAGGGGCTAATTTAGTgtgatttcatcgggtctaggatCGGGTAAGGGTTTCAAAAATATATCCAGTCATTATTTCGGGTCAGGTCTGAGCCATAGCTTGGGTCATCCGAACTCGACCCGGTAGCCCAGttatcatacacaattaatatttttgcgttattagtgatggatgatggcTAATCTTATGTAGAATTTAaatattgtaaaccttaatattttgtgttattagtcattataagattataagttagttttttatatttaaaatatataagactttagactaatgcataatattgtgttatttgtattgatttaaatatttagtgatattagacaatattagtattgattatggttatgctttaattttagagaattgttggttcttgttatttttttaagtgaattttactaTAAATAATGGTTGGAGATTAGGTGATTTTTACATGCTAAAGACCCAATTTTCACTCAACTCGAAAGTGCGTAGGTTTTATCGAATTTAGGAATAAATCCGGTCTGAATTAAGCCAAACCCGATGTGGCTCGACCCGTGTACACCGCTACATATCTCATCACATACACACTAACCTAACAATTACACTAGAATTCGAAGCTGGTGTGGCTTCATCTGAGTTTAGCCATTTAACTTTGCCTTGGGGCGTCGGGGGTTCACCATAGGGCCCAAAAGACAACGTTTAACAATGTGCACAAAAAGATGGGAAAGCTGCCACTAGCCCAcaatttatattatttctatCTTGTATATTAAATTTACACGCCTTTTTTAGTTTTTTCATTGGATGAAAAATTATGTTATACTTATATTCAATAAATCGTATAAGTTAGAAAAGAAACTGAAAAAATTCAACTACTAAAGAACCatgaaaaaagagagaaagatgGAGGATTCAAGAATGGTTTGTGTAGTTCTTTTAATGTTTGAAATCTGAGTACGAGTTAATGTATTTATAGCTTTCTTATTGAGTTATTGAATCACATGAGTTACTAAAGAAATTGAATGTGAAATTAATGcgcaaaatgaaaaaaaaaatgcactAAAATGGACAGTTATAAATTAGTATTTGAACAATGCTATAAGACCAacacaatttattattttcaataacaGTTAGTCAGTAATAATATTTCAAAATGTTGGTTAAAAAAATAGTGATAAACTATTAACTAAAGATATTAAACTACTGATAAAAATGgtgaataatataaattaaaattattggctttaaaattttctcttttatatgatataaaaatataaaataatccTAGTTTAATGGTTAAGACTTAAGAGTTGTGTTTAAATTTCATAATTTAAGTGGACTGGATTTTGCCTCCGCCACAATAACCACTTTGGAGTTATTTATAGTCAGCCTAATTTATCTAAAGTTAGACCTAGTCATTATATATCTATAAAtttatagaataaaaataaatttaaaatagtaaAAGAATATGTTTCATGAgctatatataataaaaaatatttttttaaaaaatatatatcaaaatttttcacATATCCCTATTATACGACCTATATTTCATTGTCAAAGGGAAATACCAAAGTAGTAAAGGTTGGCAAAGTATTTGATGGAGCTTTATAAGAGAGTTCCATCAAATGAAATCGtgcaaaatatttataaaattgttctaatttactatatatatatattgtcaataaatattttacatattttttattaactcCTCCATCAATGGTCATACTTATGTTATCACTCttcaacattttttttttcatttctttcgTTCCCATCATATCTACCATTATTTTATATCAACCATCATTTTAACTCTGCATAACTTAATCTAAACACTACTACTACAAACTCGTAATTCTCAATGTTATTTTCACTAACCATACATTCTCTCTTCATTAATGCAACTGTAAAGAGTTATCTTCTCCTCTTATGATTCTCATAAGAGAATACCaagattcctctttcttttttctataaCTTGAGGTCAATATTCAGATACTCAATAGCACTTATAGTGACTCTACCCATTGTTCTCGACAGGCACAAGAAATTATTCTCAACATCGGAagctaatttttttagatttagtGTCACAAGAAAAAAGCCGTTAAGCAACCACCACCTCCTCTAACCCCCTATTTTTTGacctttctctctcttcaacCTTCTCTCTACTACGCTGCACCCACCCTCTTTGCAAGCCTCAAATTCATAATTTAACCTCTACTACGCTTCAACCGGGTCTTTCTACCTTGGtaacaaatatttttggtaGTTCAATCAAATAATGTATAATAGTAGGTTTTTAATTAATGTCTATGAGTCTCT
This window contains:
- the LOC130976866 gene encoding uncharacterized protein LOC130976866; translation: MSSKSPDPQHFSDYGFDPQINYLQVLEEAMKHKRDTSSSSSRSIDSIHFKLQKPISKDHDSRTSRLHKPAKKKRWWRNALFFFKFRWAHHHHNINNVNDVHQARARAFRASMSGPVYLTESRSGSSSPYYRTARRPSSGPLAGTMMPPAKGDVETPYLSLRDLNMEQQQLQQRVSTSAKPIYLVT